A region from the Fusarium graminearum PH-1 chromosome 4, whole genome shotgun sequence genome encodes:
- a CDS encoding transporter SEC61 subunit alpha codes for MSSLRFLDLVKPFVPFLPEVQQPETKIPFNQKLMWTALTLLIFLVMSQMPLYGIVSSDNSDPLYWLRMVIASNRGTLMELGITPIISSGMVFQLLAGTHMIDVNLDLKSDRELYQTAQKLLAFILSAGTATVYVFSGLYGPPSDLGAGIVFLLILQLVVAGMIVILLDELLQKGYGLGSGISLFIATNICESIMWKAFSPTTINTGRGPEFEGAVIALFHLLFTWPNKQRALQEAFYRQNLPNIMNLLATIAVFAAVIYLQGFRVEIPVKSSRQRGARGSYPVRLFYTSNMPIMLQSALSSNVFLISQMLYSRFSENLLVRLFGVWEAKDGSSQLHAASGLVYYMSPPQSMKDALLDPIHMSAYIIYMLGACALFSKTWIEVSGSSPRDVAKQLKDQGLVMAGHRDQSMYKELKRIIPTAAAFGGACIGALSVTSDLLGALGSGTGTLLAVTIIYGYFEIAAKEGDMSGMKGMIMG; via the exons ATGAGTTCCC TCCGTTTCCTTGACCTGGTCAAGCCGTTCGTGCCGTTCCTCCCAGAGGTTCAGCAGCCGGAGACCAAGATTCCCTTCAACCAGAAGCTTATGTGGACGGCCCTCaccctcctcatcttcctgGTCATGAGCCAGATGCCTCTCTACGGTATCGTCTCCTCCGACAACTCGGATCCTCTATACTGGCTGCGAATGGTTATCGCGAGTAACCGTGGTACTCTGATGGAGTTGGGTATCACCCCCATCATCTCCTCTGGCATGGTTTTCCAGCTCCTCGCTGGCACCCACATGATCGAcgtcaaccttgacctcaaGTCCGACCGAGAGCTTTACCAGACCGCCCAGAAGCTTCTGGCTTTCATCCTCTCCGCCGGTACCGCCACTGTCTACGTCTTCTCCGGTCTCTACGGACCTCCCTCCGaccttggtgctggtatcgTCTTCCTTCTGATCCTCCAGCTGGTTGTTGCCGGTATGATCGTTATCCTCCTCGACGAGTTGCTCCAAAAGGGCTACGGTCTGGGCAGCGGTATCTCTCTGTTCATCGCCACCAACATCTGCGAGTCCATCATGTGGAAGGCTTTCTCTCCCACCACTATCAACACTGGCCGTGGTCCCGAGTTTGAGGGTGCTGTTATTGCCCTCTTCCACCTCCTCTTCACCTGGCCCAACAAGCAGCGAGCTCTCCAGGAGGCTTTCTACCGCCAGAACCTCCCCAACATCATGAACCTTCTGGCCACCATTGCCGTCTTCGCCGCTGTCATCTACCTCCAGGGTTTCCGTGTCGAGATCCCCGTCAAGTCTTCTCGCCAGCGTGGTGCTCGTGGTTCTTACCCCGTCCGCCTGTTCTACACCTCCAACATGCCCATCATGCTGCAGTCCGCTCTCTCTTCCAACGTCTTCCTTATCAGCCAGATGCTCTACTCTCGCTTCTCTGAGAACCTCCTCGTCCGTCTTTTCGGTGTCTGGGAGGCCAAGGATGGTTCTTCTCAGCTCCACGCTGCTTCCGGTCTCGTCTACTACATGTCTCCTCCCCAGAGCATGAAGGACGCCCTTCTCGACCCCATCCACATGAGTGCCTACATCATCTACATGCTCGGTGCTTGTgctctcttctccaagacttGGATCGAGGTTTCCGGCTCCAGCCCTCGTGATGTtgccaagcagctcaaggacCAGGGTCTCGTTATGGCCGGTCACCGTGACCAGTCCATGtacaaggagctcaagcgCATCATTCCTACTGCCGCCGCTTTCGGTGGTGCTTGCATTGGTGCCCTCTCTGTCACCAGCGACCTTCTCGGTGCTCTTGGCTCAGGTACCGGTACTCTCCTTGCTGTCAC TATTATCTACGGCTACTTTGAAATCGCCGCTAAGGAGGGTGATATGTCCGGTATGAAGGGCATGATCATGGGCTAA